One Pseudomonas tolaasii NCPPB 2192 genomic window carries:
- the radA gene encoding DNA repair protein RadA, whose translation MAKAKRMYGCTECGATFPKWAGQCTECGAWNTLTETMIESGGAAAPTGRAGWTGQQAQIKTLAEVSVEEIPRFSTASGELDRVLGGGLVDGSVVLIGGDPGIGKSTILLQTLCSIASRMPALYVTGEESQQQVAMRARRLGLPQDQLRVMTETCIESIIATARIEKPKVMVIDSIQTIFTEQLQSAPGGVSQVRESAALLVRYAKQSGTAIFLVGHVTKEGALAGPRVLEHMVDTVLYFEGESDGRLRLLRAVKNRFGAVNELGVFAMTDRGLKEVSNPSAIFLTRAQEEVPGSVVMATWEGTRPMLVEVQALVDDSHLANPRRVTLGLDQNRLAMLLAVLHRHGGIPTHDQDVFLNVVGGVKVLETASDLALMAAVMSSLRNRPLPHDLLVFGEVGLSGEVRPVPSGQERLKEAAKHGFKRAIVPKGNAPKESPPGLQIIAVTRLEQALDALFE comes from the coding sequence ATGGCAAAGGCCAAGCGCATGTACGGCTGCACAGAGTGCGGCGCGACCTTTCCCAAGTGGGCCGGCCAGTGCACCGAATGCGGCGCGTGGAACACCCTGACTGAAACCATGATCGAAAGCGGCGGCGCGGCAGCCCCCACCGGGCGTGCCGGCTGGACCGGGCAACAGGCGCAGATCAAAACCCTGGCGGAAGTCAGCGTCGAGGAAATCCCGCGTTTCTCCACCGCCTCCGGCGAACTGGACCGCGTGCTCGGCGGCGGCCTGGTGGATGGCTCGGTGGTGCTGATCGGCGGCGACCCTGGCATCGGCAAATCCACGATCCTGCTGCAAACCCTGTGCAGCATCGCCAGCCGCATGCCGGCCCTGTATGTCACTGGTGAAGAGTCCCAGCAACAAGTGGCCATGCGTGCGCGCCGTCTGGGCTTGCCCCAGGATCAACTGCGGGTGATGACCGAAACCTGCATCGAAAGCATCATCGCCACTGCGCGCATCGAAAAACCCAAGGTCATGGTGATCGACTCGATCCAGACAATCTTCACCGAGCAACTGCAATCGGCGCCGGGTGGCGTGTCCCAGGTGCGTGAAAGCGCGGCGTTGCTGGTGCGGTACGCCAAGCAGAGCGGCACGGCGATTTTTCTGGTTGGCCACGTGACCAAAGAGGGCGCGCTGGCGGGGCCACGGGTGTTGGAGCACATGGTCGACACCGTGCTGTATTTCGAAGGCGAATCCGATGGGCGTTTGCGTTTGCTGCGGGCCGTGAAGAACCGTTTCGGCGCGGTGAACGAACTGGGTGTGTTCGCCATGACTGACCGGGGGCTGAAAGAAGTCTCCAACCCTTCGGCGATTTTTCTCACGCGCGCTCAGGAAGAAGTCCCGGGCAGCGTGGTGATGGCAACGTGGGAAGGTACCCGGCCAATGCTGGTGGAAGTGCAGGCGCTGGTGGATGACAGCCATTTGGCCAACCCGCGCCGCGTAACCCTGGGCCTGGACCAGAACCGCCTGGCGATGTTGCTCGCGGTTCTGCACCGGCACGGCGGCATTCCCACCCATGACCAGGACGTGTTCCTCAACGTGGTCGGCGGGGTCAAGGTGCTGGAAACCGCCTCCGACCTCGCGTTGATGGCGGCGGTGATGTCCAGTCTGCGCAACCGTCCGTTGCCTCACGACTTGCTGGTGTTCGGTGAAGTCGGCCTGTCGGGCGAAGTGCGCCCGGTGCCCAGCGGCCAGGAACGCTTGAAAGAAGCGGCCAAGCACGGCTTCAAGCGCGCCATCGTGCCCAAGGGCAATGCGCCGAAGGAATCGCCGCCGGGCCTGCAAATCATTGCGGTCACGCGCCTTGAGCAGGCGCTGGATGCCTTGTTCGAGTAA
- a CDS encoding PilZ domain-containing protein has product MTEQPSDRRRFRRIAFDAKTTIAQDNWNWPVRLVDVSLRGLLVERPEDWRGNGKRLFNVDIRLDPQAHIKMQVKLAHDDHGQLGFVCEHIDLDSISHLRRLIELNLGDEDELHRELGALLEL; this is encoded by the coding sequence ATGACCGAGCAGCCGTCTGACCGCCGCCGTTTTCGACGAATCGCCTTTGATGCCAAGACGACGATTGCCCAGGACAACTGGAATTGGCCGGTGCGATTGGTGGATGTGTCGCTGCGCGGGTTGCTGGTAGAGCGCCCTGAGGACTGGCGAGGGAATGGCAAGCGGCTATTTAACGTGGATATCCGGCTGGACCCACAGGCGCATATCAAGATGCAGGTGAAGTTGGCCCATGATGATCACGGGCAGCTGGGTTTTGTGTGCGAGCACATCGATCTGGACTCGATCAGCCATTTGCGCCGGCTGATCGAGCTGAACCTGGGTGATGAGGATGAACTGCACCGGGAGCTGGGTGCGTTGCTGGAGCTCTAG
- a CDS encoding ankyrin repeat domain-containing protein, protein MRISIGLLMAMLAFVAHAEQPDPVALKAQLQDYYFDAARRGDIDMLNTFIDSGYSLNTQDDKGYTALILAAYHGQGPFVERLLSAGADACVQDKRGNTALMGAIFKGELKIAQRLLATDCNPDQRNGAGQTAAMYAGLFKRVELLDELKAKGADLNAEDPIGNSASRLASGEIRTPAPR, encoded by the coding sequence ATGCGAATTTCCATCGGTTTGCTGATGGCCATGCTGGCCTTTGTCGCCCATGCCGAACAACCTGACCCGGTTGCGCTCAAGGCGCAGTTGCAGGATTACTATTTCGACGCCGCCCGCCGTGGCGACATCGACATGCTCAATACCTTTATTGACTCCGGCTACAGCCTCAACACCCAGGACGACAAGGGTTACACCGCGCTGATCCTCGCCGCCTATCATGGCCAGGGCCCGTTTGTGGAACGCCTGCTCAGCGCCGGGGCCGATGCCTGTGTACAAGACAAACGCGGTAACACTGCACTGATGGGCGCGATCTTCAAGGGCGAGTTGAAAATCGCTCAGCGCCTGCTCGCCACCGACTGCAACCCCGACCAACGCAACGGTGCCGGGCAGACAGCGGCCATGTACGCCGGGCTGTTCAAGCGCGTCGAACTGCTCGATGAGCTGAAAGCCAAAGGCGCCGACCTCAATGCCGAAGACCCGATCGGCAACAGTGCATCACGCTTGGCCAGTGGTGAAATCCGGACCCCGGCGCCGCGCTGA